The Solanum pennellii chromosome 11, SPENNV200 sequence GAGCATCTTTAGCATCTTCCTATTCCATAGGATTATTTTCATTGACCGATATATGACAACACGAAACAATATCTTCTACCTCTTCCTCAATCTTCTTTTGAGGCAAAGAATCGTACTCATTTTGAATTGTAACATGATTTGAGGAACCtacactttcttcatcttcctcgcgCTCTTTGGTGTAAACCACAATATGAACCTTTGCCTTGAGTTCCTCTTTACAGGAAACCACAAGTTCCACTCGTCGCCTCATCCTAGAAGGAATCAAACTtctgaaattctctagaaccaAATGTGAAGTAGGCCttgtaacttttaaataacttcTCATGTTATTGTTCTTTTTCCTCAGAGGACCTAACCTCTCAAACACAGAAATTCTTGTTGTCGCTTCACCAAGTCGATCAAAGACGGAAGGCCTTTTATTGGTAGAAGTGATGTCatcttcaaaagttatatgattattactGGCCCTTCTTATGGAAATGCGAATTGGCGGCGGTTGGCTATAACCTAGTCCTTCACGCGCTTTCCTAGTTGTATCTTCTGATGGTAGTTTCCCTGGCGCTGATGGCTCACTAGGGTTGTATCCTGCCTTCAAAAATAACTTGTAGGCATTGGGATCAAAACCTTCTCTTGTGCGTTTTGTAGGGAGAGCCATATCTAGCACTTGATCTTGAGCTACTGAATTTTCTGGCAACTTTGCGAACAAGTTTATTGCATCAATCTGTCTGATAGGAAGAGTTAGCCCTCTTAATGCATTTTCTTCATGGTTAGATGGTTGAtcttgttttttcttctcttttggaACATAGCAAAGCCTAGAAGTCTGCTTCTTCTTTGAAGACAGGATCTTCCCTTCATTAAAAATGGGACAAGAGTCTTTAGTGtcaatttttacctttttgataGCTGCATCAAATTCTTTTACTTACGATATTATCAATCTTGATTGATTTGACATCATTGGATTTGACCCCTTTAACAACATAACTTCTCATATAGAATTTCGCATCCGCAAAGTGTGTCTCCACTTCGGTGAAAGGATTATCATCTGCAACTATCTTTCTTTCAATTCCaccttcaagatatttcaaacattgATAGTAAGAAGATGAGACAATTCTATTCTCATGTACCCAAGGCCTGCCAAGTAATATATTGTATGATGTCTTTGCGTCAATCACATGCATCCATGCGCTTGATTGCAAATCTCCCATGTGGATCTCTAATTTGATAGAGCCTATGGACCTCTGCCCGCCTTGATTAAATCTTTTTATCAACAGACGACTTTCACTAAATTCCCCAGTCGTGATGCCAAGTTCCTTCAATGTGTGGATAGGCAAAATGTTGACGCAAATCCTTCATCTATTAAGATtctatttatcttcttctctaGCACATGACCCACCATATACAAAGGACGATTGTGTAGTGTTTCACCAAATAGAAGATCGTTATCCGTAAATGTGATTTTAGTATCACTGACATGTGCTTCTTGGGAAGAAAGTTCGATAGATTTTTCAGAAGATGAAAGAGACATCATTTCTGAGatttcccttattttcttttcttcttccccaGGAGACACTTTTGGTGAGGATTCACTCGTTTTTCCTTCTTTTACAGTAGGAGGCacattcattgtttgtcctttATCCACATTAAAACATGATGCCTCGACATTGCCTTGAGTAGACTTTGTACCGAACGAGCTTGGCAAGAATTTCTCTAGAGTCACATGACGTCGAGGTTTTTGGTAGTGATGCACTTCAACCTTTGCCCTTTTGGGCGCTTGATTGATTTTTGCTTTTCTGATTTCTTTACCATTTTTCCTCTAACCGGTTGCTCGGATTATTCTTTTCATAAGCTTGACTTGTTGCGTCTTCGCCTAGTTACAAGAATCCAACCCTCATCACCATCTATGTCAACGTCCTGTTCAACTGGCTTTTCTTCATGCTTTTCAGAGATATACATTTGGATTGGATCCAAAGACCCAAACGTGATAGAGATCTGGTTAGAACTagccttctcatcatcaatgataattttattttcgtttACCAATCGCATCACTCTATCCTTAAAGACAAAAATTTTTTCAAGAGGATGACTCACAAGTCTGTGATACTTGCAATAATTTGGGTCATCAGTTTTTCCAACTTCATCGGGTCGCTTCATCTCTAGCAAGTCAATGAGCTTTAACCCAAgtaattcatcaaaaatttcagaaacaTCAGAATCCAAGAAGGGATACTTTTTTCCTTGCATCTCCCTTAGCGTCGACTTTTGATTTGAACGTGCTTGGAAAGTCGTTCTCACATTTTGTCTTACGCCCTCATTCGTGGTGAACTttgctgtcacgacccaaaacgggtcgcgagtggcacccacacttatcctactatgtgagcgaaccaaccaatctaaaccccaacatttcaaccataaataacaaaatataatgcggaagacttaaaactcattaatgaaaatcgattaagtaacttataaaaactcaatacttattattcccaaaacctggaagtcatcaccacaagaacatctatcctcaaattactaatctaagagtatctaagaaactaaaataagtaaaaagctagtccatgccggaatttcaaggcatcaagacatgaagaggaagatccagtccaagctagaagcaatagctcaccctgaaatctggcttgatgaagaatggttagagttgcggttgagttgaagacgatggcacgtttgctgcactccacaaNNNNNNNNNNNNNNNNNNNNNNNNNNNNNNNNNNNNNNNNNNNNNNNNNNNNNNNNNNNNNNNNNNNNNNNNNNNNNNNNNNNNNNNNNNNNNNNNNNNNNNNNNNNNNNNNNNNNNNNNNNNNNNNNNNNNNNNNNNNNNNNNNNNNNNNNNNNNNNNNNNNNNNNNNNNNNNNNNNNNNNNNNNNNNNNNNNNNNNNNNNNNNNNNNNNNNNNNNNNNNNNNNNNNNNNNNNNNNNNNNNNNNNNNNNNNNNNNNNNNNNNNNNNNNNNNNNNNNNNNNNNNNNNNNNNNNNNNNNNNNNNNNNNNNNNNNNNNNNNNNNNNNNNNNNNNNNNNNNNNNNNNNNNNNNNNNNNNNNNNNNNNNNNNNNNNNNNNNNNNNNNNNNNNNNNNNNNNNNNNNNNNNNNNNNNNNNNNNNNNNNNNNNNNNNNNNNNNNNNNNNNNNNNNNNNNNNNNNNNNNNNNNNNNNNNNNNNNNNNNNNNNNNNNNNNNNNNNNNNNNNNNNNNNNNNNNNNNNNNNNNNNNNNNNNNNNNNNNNNNNNNNNNNNNNNNNNNNNNNNNNNNNNNNNNNNNNNNNNNNNNNNNNNNNNNNNNNNNNNNNNNNNNNNNNNNNNNNNNNNNNNNNNNNNNNNNNNNNNNNNNNNNNNNNNNNNNNNNNNNNNNNNNNNNNNNNNNNNNNNNNNNNNNNNNNNNNNNNNNNNNNNNNNNNNNNNNNNNNNNNNNNNNNNNNNNNNNNNNNNNNNNNNNNNNNNNNNNNNNNNNNNNNNNNNNNNNNNNNNNNNNNNNNNNNNNNNNNNNNNNNNNNNNNNNNNNNNNNNNNNNNNNNNNNNNNNNNNNNNNNNNNNNNNNNNNNNNNNNNNNNNNNNNNNNNNNNNNNNNNNNNNNNNNNNNNNNNNNNNNNNNNNNNNNNNNNNNNNNNNNNNNNNNNNNNNNNNNNNNNNNNNNNNNNNNNNNNNNNNNNNNNNNNNNNNNNNNNNNNNNNNNNNNNNNNNNNNNNNNNNNNNNNNNNNNNNNNNNNNNNNNNNNNNNNNNNNNNNNNNNNNNNNNNNNNNNNNNNNNNNNNNNNNNNNNNNNNNNNNNNNNNNNNNNNNNNNNNNNNNNNNNNNNacatatcattcgctattaagagtttactacgaatagcataaaccataacctacctccaccgaagaattgcgatcaaacaagctatcttcccaaaacctttgctttcctctgcgttcttctttttctctcgtTCGTTTTtcccttctctctctgttctttctagttttcttatttcaaaaccctctttcttttaccctaattagtatataattaagtataaaagatgataaaataccccactaattgtttcaaggttatcccttttaacccccaagtaattgaattattaacattaaaccattataattataagcatgaaaagtccaaaacgcccctttaaaactttagaaGAATTCCCGACCCGAGTGAGCTgacggagactgtgacggtccgtcacgactgtgacggtccgtcctgtaggtccgtcacaaagctcagagactcgatttcagtaaaaggtctgtgacggcccgtcatgcctgcgacggtccgtcctgccatttcgtcgcgaagttcagagagtcgatctcagtNNNNNNNNNNNNNNNNNNNNNNNNNNNNNNNNNNNNNNNNNNNNNNNNNNNNNNNNNNNNNNNNNNNNNNNNNNNNNNNNNNNNNNNNNNNNNNNNNNNNNNNNNNNNNNNNNNNNNNNNNNNNNNNNNNNNNNNNNNNNNNNNNNNNNNNNNNNNNNNNNNNNNNNNNNNNNNNNNNNNNNNNNNNNNNNNNNNNNNNNNNNNNNNNNNNNNNGTCATATCTTTTCCGGCAGATGTCATGCTCAACTCCATATCATGAGCGCGAGTAGCTAAATCCTCGAAAGAAAGATTTTGGTTTTATTCCTTGCAAGATGTAAAGAAGCTCCCAGTGCATTCCTGGAATACACATTTCGATTGCAGAAGCTTCACTAAGCCTGTCCTTGCAAATTAGGCTCGCGTTCCTCCACcgatttatgaaatctatgacCGGTTCATCCTTCCTTGGGCGAGTATTCGTGAGTTCTACCATGCTCACCGTGCGCCTTATGCTATAGAAGCGATTAAGAAACTCATGTTCTAGTTGCTCCAAACTATCAATAGAGTTAGGTTCGAGATCCGTGTACCAATCAAAGGCATTTCCTTTTAGAGAGCGAACAACTGTTTGACAAGATAGTCTCCATATGTTCCAGCATTGTGACATGTCTCCACGAAGTGCGCGACATGTTGTTTTGGATTTCCTTTTccctcaaattgttgaaatttgggaggttgataaccagcaggcattttaaagttatcaatcCTAGCAGTGTATGGCTTAGCATACATATGAGAAGACTTGGTggagacttcatacttatcttTGATAGTGCCTTCAATAAACACCTTCAAGCGATCGAGTTGGATCATTCCTTTAGAAGAAACTGGCATCTCTTTAACAAACGGGGCTTTCTTAGCAGGATCTTCGATTTCTTGAACTTCAATGCCCTTTCCAAGTGCATGGCTCGCATCTCCATCTAAAAGTCCTTCTATCCTGTCCATCAACTTGTCAATTCGAGATTCTTGGTGTTGTACGTGCTTTGTCAATCCTTCTACCAACTTCGTCAGATTTGCGAGTTGTTCCTCAGGAGAGGAAGCAACAGTCACCATCGTTTGCATGATCATCGGAGATGCAGGAGAGTAACATGGATTGTCGCGTAAGTAAATTTTTAGTGGACTCACGTTACGCGATATACGTGGAGATGATTCATAAGTTGAATCACAGTTCTCCCTTGTGGTAGAGTTCTTGGAACCAGATTGCTCAAGTAGAGCCAAtgtcttcttgatcttttcagCAACACCACTTCCTCCTTCTTGAGAatttgtggaggaacttgctcctGTTGGAGTCGAATACCCAAAAACAGGAGTTGATGCAGATGACACTTGAAGCGTTTGTTGTCCTAATGTAGCAGCCTTGCTTCTCGTAACAGCTCCAAAACTTCCAAAGGTAACACCAAGGATGTCTTCAACTTCAGTAGAGAACTTGGAGCTAGTGACCTTAGAGGCGGTTGATTGAGAGTTGTTTTTGATGGAAGTCATCTTGatattctttgacgtttgaaaagttgagatgagaggtagagattgtcccacagggcgtgccagaatttgtagacaataaaattcgcgtcgagaaaacaataatcaagaacgaaaaattatagcaacaatcaattgtattatttcaaatgtgagtgttacaatctcaataattcctctgaattcgccttttcaaatataaattcaagggctttaaagcttgttcttgaatctatgatgaacttgatcttgaactttatcttgatcttgacttttatttgaactcaagggcttcgagcttgttccTGAATTCGGTgctcttgatcttgatcgttcttgaacttgaatgcttgaattcttaaacttgtagctttgtagagaattaaatggtgtttgtaccacagagtttctctagcttcttgtttggAATTTTCTCTGTCTCTtatctgaattatgaggacccctatttatagttttagaatagaggagttgcgattggaataggattccGTTCAGCCAATCAAATTGAAGTGACATGGCTTTTGGACTTTATGGAGCtggcttgtcatctttgacacatgtcatgattctattggttttcttatttgacttggcatgccacatcatctgcacacgtggcgccaatatgggctctagaatgagatgagattgggtttaacaaattgggttcatccaatgtagcccaaatcaattaatttagactttaattaaatccaGATTTATTGGacataaatatttaactcaattatatcaatccacaatatttatttggattaatatatttatgaattcaatataatccgaatcattttataaatttatatttaataaattttaaatgattacagaCGCGTCAAActtgtaatatatataaaataaataattagtataGTTTCTAAAAACAGGCAATGACGcgtcaaattttatatatatatatatatatatatatatataataaataattaatatagtttCTAAAAATACAGAAGGACGCGTCAAActtgtaatatatataaaataaataattagtataGTTTCTAAAAAGAGGCAACCACATGTTAAACTtcttatatgtataaaataaataattatagaaaCAGCTGTATCATACTTGTACAACAAGTATTAATTCACTCCTGGTATTCTCATACAACGAAATCACATAAGCTAATTCTGAAGCTTTAGTTCATCTGTTAGTCCTGCAGTTTTATGAATTAAAGAGGAATAAAAACATAAACtttcttttcattatatatataatacagtGCCTGCTTTCTTTTTtctactagaaaaaaaaaagggaagatcAAAAATCAAGGTGGAACTAATTAAAGATGACAAGAAGAGGATGAAAACTTTAGTGACACGAAAGGCTGGCTTGCTCAAGAAAATTTCGGAACTCTCTATACTTTGCGATATCAAAGCATGCATGATCATATATGATGAAGGAAATAATACTAATTGTGAAATGTGGCCGAATGATCCAAATGAGCTCATAAATCTCTACAAAAATCAAACATTTGAAGGACGAAGCAAAAGGGGTAAAACGTTGTCCAACTATTTCGAAAATGATgatcaaaagaaaaagggtGATGAGATCAAAGTAGAAAAGGATCTGGATTCAAGATTTGACTAttttgaaaatgatcaaaagaaaaagggtGATGCGATCAAAGTAGAAAAGTATCCGACTTGGGATACAAGATTTGACTATTTATCtcaaaaagaaatacaaaatcttGTTGGTGTTATCTCAAAAAGGATGGAGACTGCAAAAGGAAGAATAGAATTGTTGAAGAGCATGAATGGAAGTTGCTCACTTTCTCATCGACAACATATATGGGACTATAACGACTTGATGAACCAAAATACTACTCTGTCTAACAACAACTTGTTTCAATCAAATATTAGTGTGAATTCAATGGGAGCAAGAATGGATTATCAATTTTACAATGCTAATTATTCTATGAATATGAATGACTCTGAAAATTGGTATGGAATTGGTTCAAGTTCGACAATGATGCAGCATAATTTGGCAAATAATGGAATCAGTTCAAGTTCAACAATGCAGCAGCCTTGGGGAATAATTATGCGATTATTGATTCAAGTATGACAATGCAACTTATGGGGAATAATGAGATTGGTTCAAGTTTGACAACGCAGCCTATGGATCAGTACCCTTTCATGTACAATGATATTGGTTCATGTTCGACAACGCAGCCAGCCTATGGATCAGTATCCTGTCATAGACACTGACTCTACTCATGATATGTCTTATGAATTCGtgtagattttatttttgatcaTCAGTTCCTCTTTTGAAGCTGTTGTATCAGAGTAAACAAGCTAGGAACTGGCATTTTTGTTAGATGCAATGTGGCTTGTAATATTAACTATTGTGAtcgatgatatatatatatatatatatatatatatatatatatatatttttatcttttgacaTATTATNNNNNNNNNNNNNNNNNNNNNNNNNNNNNNNNNNNNNNNNNNNNNNNNNNNNNNNNNNNNNNNNNNNNNNNNNNNNNNNNNNNNNNNNNNNNNNNNNNNNNNNNNNNNNNNNNNNNNNNNNNNNNNNNNNNNNNNNNNNNNNNNNNNNNNNNNNNNNNNNNNNNNNNNNNNNNNNNNNNNNNNNNNNNNNNNNNNNNNNNNNNNNNNNNNNNNNNNNNNNNNNNNNNNNNNNNNNNNNNNNNNNNNNNNNNNNNNNNNNNNNNNNNNNNNNNNNNNNNNNNNNNNNNNNNNNNNNNNNNNNNNNNNNNNNNNNNNNNNNNNNNNNNNNNNNNNNNNNNNNNNNNNNNNNNNNNNNNNNNNNNNNNNNNNNNNNNNNNNNNNNNNNNNNNNNNNNNNNNNNNNNNNNNNNNNNNNNNNNNNNNNNNNNNNNNNNNNNNNNNNNNNNNNNNNNNNNNNNNNNNNNNNNNNNNNNNNNNNNNNNNNNNNNNNNNNNNNNNNNNNNNNNNNNNNNNNNNNNNNNNNNNNNNNNNNNNNNNNNNNNNNNNNNNNNNNNNNNNNNNNNNNNNNNNNNNNNNNNNNNNNNNNNNNNNNNNNNNNNNNNNNNNNNNNNNNNNNNNNNNNNNNNNNNNNNNNNNNNNNNNNNNNNNNNNNNNNNNNNNNNNNNNNNNNNNNNNNNNNNNNNNNNNNNNNNNNNNNNNNNNNNNNNNNNNNNNNNNNNNNNNNNNNNNNNNNNNNNNNNNNNNNNNNNNNNNNNNNNNNNNNNNNNNNNNNNNNNNNNNNNNNNNNNNNNNNNNNNNNNNNNNNNNNNNNTTAGACTTTGTACGCTCTTTTATCATAAATAGTACTGCCtagtttcaaaaaatattacacAGAAGATTCACTTCAAACATGAATGTGATAATTAATGGACCCGCAGATGAAATATTACAACGATCAAAGGAAAAGTGTAAGAAGCTTCAACAGGGCattgtatatataataactTCAAGACAACAGTGCATTCTTGATCGTGGAATATCATTGAGCGATAGAGAACCTGAGATCCGATGCAAATTAACAATCAATCAAAGGATCCACTTGGGAAGAAGTCTGTATATGAATTCATTGCTGACAGTACGATTGGGGATAACCTCACTCATTCATATTTCTTGTTGTACCTGAAATAAGTTATCTTGTGCCACAAGCAATTCATGCGTTGAAATTGTAGATATTTGAGTTGGGTCATATCACCAATCCAGACGTACTTTGACCTAAAAATTCGCTCAATTTGATTTGTTTAATAGTATAAAA is a genomic window containing:
- the LOC107003987 gene encoding agamous-like MADS-box protein AGL29, which translates into the protein MAFGLYGAGLSSLTHGRSKIKVELIKDDKKRMKTLVTRKAGLLKKISELSILCDIKACMIIYDEGNNTNCEMWPNDPNELINLYKNQTFEGRSKRGKTLSNYFENDEKKGDAIKVEKYPTWDTRFDYLSQKEIQNLVGVISKRMETAKGRIELLKSMNGSCSLSHRQHIWDYNDLMNQNTTLSNNNLFQSNISVNSMGARMDYQFYNANYSMNMNDSENWYGIGSSSTMMQHNLANNGISSSSTMQYPFMYNDIGSCSTTQPAYGSVSCHRH